In a single window of the Hippoglossus hippoglossus isolate fHipHip1 chromosome 7, fHipHip1.pri, whole genome shotgun sequence genome:
- the csde1 gene encoding cold shock domain-containing protein E1 isoform X27, which translates to MSFDPGMLHNNGHTAYANGSGPGIRETGVVEKLLTSYGFIQCSERQDRLFFHCSQYNGNLQDLKIGDDVEFEVSSDRRTGKRIAVKLLKIKPEVLPEERISGQVGPDLHAYPFTVLHGYIHPVVSSIPVHLDGKSGPVQVPNGSVCYERNGEVFYLTYTPEDVEGNIHLDTGDKVSFYMETNKHARNIQLVKKKQMRCQGVVCATKEAFGFIERADVVKEIFFHYSEFKGDLEALQAGDDVEFTIKDRNGKEVATDVRLLPQGTVIFEDISIEQFEGTVVKVIPKVPTKNQNDPLPGRISSRIGFTDKELPFGEKDTKSKVTLLEGDHIQFNISTDRRDKLERATNIDVLPDTFDFTKETREMGVIAAIRDGFGFIKCVDRDARMFFHFSEVLEESQLHISDEVEFTVVPDMLSAQRNHAVRIKKLPKGTVSFHTQSEQRFMGVVEKEVIAVTTKNVSPTKGKEKESEEGVIGYEDCGVKLTVAYHTKDLEGGGLPQAGDKVEFSINEVKRTGQQSAVSIRVLNRTSSNAKRLHGFVATLKDNFGFIETANHDQEIFFHYSEMCGDLDSLELGDTVEYTLSKGKGNKVSAEKVTKVAAVNGIGEDVGAAVMMGKVIRPLRSVDPSQTEYQGLIEITEEGGTKGPSYPFGIMGMASKADCLQKGELVKFQVCTVSQTGQNMAYSVVPQRRALVECVKDQFGFITYEVGESKKLFFHVKEVQDGLELQTGDEVEFSVVLNQRTGKCSACNVRRVSEGPKPVATPRPDRLVNRLKSITLDDASAPRLVIVRQPRGPDNSKGFNVERKTRQPGVID; encoded by the exons ATGAGTTTTGACCCAGGAATGCTCCATAACAATGGGCACACTGCATACGCCAATGGCTCAGGACCAGGCATTAGAGAGACTGGCGTGGTGGAGAAGCTTCTGACTTCCTATGGGTTCATCCAGTGCTCTGAACGTCAGGATCGTCTCTTCTTCCACTGCTCTCAGTACAATGGCAACCTGCAGGATCTCAAAATAGGAG ATGATGTAGAGTTTGAGGTATCCTCTGACAGGCGCACTGGCAAGCGCATAGCAGTGAAGCTGCTTAAGATAAAGCCAGAGGTGCTGCCAGAGGAGCGCATCTCGGGCCAGGTGGGGCCAGACCTGCACGCCTATCCCTTTACTGTGCTGCATGGTTATATTCATCCA GTTGTCTCATCAATCCCAGTGCACTTGGATGGAAAGTCTGGTCCTGTGCAGGTTCCCAATGGCAGTGTCTGTTATGAAAGAAATGGG GAAGTGTTCTACCTTACCTACACTCCTGAGGATGTAGAGGGTAACATCCACCTGGACACCGGTGACAAAGTCAGCTTTTACATGGAGACCAACAAACA TGCTCGTAATATTCagctggtgaagaagaaacagatgCGGTGCCAGGGTGTGGTGTGCGCTACAAAG GAGGCCTTTGGATTCATCGAAAGGGCTGACGTGGTGAAGGAGATCTTCTTTCACTACAGTGAGTTCAAGGGTGATTTGGAGGCTCTGCAGGCTGGAGATGATGTCGAGTTCACCATCAAAGACAGAAAT GGTAAAGAAGTAGCTACTGATGTGAGGCTGCTCCCTCAAGGAACGGTCATTTTTGAGGATATCAGCATTGAGCAGTTTGAAGGCACTGTCGTCAAGGTCATTCCCAAGGTTCCCACCAAAAACCAG AACGACCCTCTCCCAGGTCGCATCAGTTCTCGAATTGGTTTCACTGACAAGGAGCTGCCGTTCGGGGAGAAGGACACAAAATCCAAGGTGACCCTTTTGGAGGGCGATCACATTCAGTTCAACATCTCCACCGACCGCAGAGACAAGCTGGAGAGGGCGACGAACATCGACGTCCTCCCAGACACCTTCGACTTCACCAAGGAGACGCGTGAAATG GGGGTGATTGCGGCTATACGCGATGGCTTTGGCTTCATAAAGTGTGTGGATCGGGATGCTAGGATGTTCTTTCACTTCAGTGAAGTGCTGGAGGAGAGCCAACTGCACATCTCGGATGAAGTGGAGTTTACTGTTGTGCCT GATATGCTGTCTGCTCAGAGGAACCATGCCGTGCGCATCAAGAAGCTGCCCAAGGGCACTGTGTCTTTCCATACCCAGTCTGAGCAGCGCTTCATGGGTGTGGTGGAGAAAGAAGTTATTGCTGTCACCACAAAGAATGTCAGTCCTACCAAGGGCAAGGAGAAG GAATCGGAGGAAGGAGTTATTGGATATGAAGACTGTGGAGTGAAGCTCACTGTGGCATACCATACTAAAGACCTAGAGGGAGGAGGTCTCCCACAGGCTGGAGACAAG GTGGAGTTCTCTATCAACGAAGTGAAGCGAACCGGCCAGCAGAGCGCAGTCTCCATCAGGGTCCTCAACCGTACCTCCTCCAATGCCAAGAGACTACATGGATTTGTTGCCACACTGAAGGACAACTTTGGCTTCATTGAGACAGCAAATCATGACCAAGAGATTTTCTTTCACTACAG tgAGATGTGTGGAGACTTGGACAGTTTGGAGCTGGGCGACACAGTGGAGTACACGCTCTCtaaaggaaaaggaaacaaagtCAGTGCTGAAAAGGTTACCAAAGTGGCTGCAG TGAATGGCATTGGCGAGGATGTTGGTGCGGCAGTGATGATGGGCAAAGTCATCCGTCCTTTACGCAGTGTAGACCCCTCCCAAACAGAATACCAAGGGCTTATTGAAATCACAGAGGAAG GTGGAACAAAAGGTCCAAGTTATCCCTTTGGAATCATGGGTATGGCCAGCAAGGCAGATTGTCTGCAGAAAGGAGAACTTGTGAAGTTCCAGGTTTGCACAGTATCCCAGACTGGACAGAATATGGCCTATAGTGTTGTCCCCCAGCGTAGAGCCTTGGTGGAGTGTGTCAAAGACCAG TTTGGCTTCATCACATATGAGGTCGGTGAGAGCAAGAAACTGTTCTTCCACGTAAAAGAAGTGCAAGATGGCCTGGAGCTCCAAACCGGGGATGAGGTGGAGTTCTCGGTCGTCCTTAATCAACGCACAGGAAAATGTAGTGCCTGCAATGTTCGCAGAGTCAG CGAGGGGCCTAAACCAGTGGCAACTCCTCGCCCTGACCGTCTGGTGAACCGATTGAAGAGCATCACCCTTGATGATGCCAGTGCTCCTCGTCTGGTCATCGTTAGACAGCCCCGCGGTCCTGACAACTCAAAG GGCTTCAATGTGGAGCGCAAGACTCGTCAGCCTGGCGTCATCGACTGA